CCGTTAGCTGGCGTCTCTACAACAACTTTGTTACTACTAGAgctctcatcttcttcctccactATCACATCAATGCCTCGACCAACAACCTTGTTAGATGTCTCTGTTGTCTGGTTTCTTGGCACCGAAGAATGGCTAACTTTTTTGGTGGCAGCGGCGATTTGGTGTTTGGAAGAGTAGAGATGAAGAAACGACCAGAACCCACTTCGTTTCTTGCGGTTTAAACTCTCACCGTAAGCAGCAGCCGAAGATTTGCTTCTCTTGTAGATAAGACTagcggaagaagaggaagaggatgaAGAGGCAGCTGCGAGCATGCTCTTCTTCTTGGCAAGAAGAAACGggaggttgttgttgttgttgttgttgctgtccCTTCCCGATGAGAGAGATAGAGCAAGAGAGGTGGTGGAAGAAGGAGAGAAGGATTtagaagaagaggaagcagaGAGGTGGTTTGGTTTAGGGAGAGGGAAAGAGGAAGTGACGAGCTTACCGAGCTTTTCTTGGAGACATAGTGGGCAGATACCACCTGGGTTCTTTGTGTAAGGATGTGTtgagcattgcatcccatcTCCCATGTCTTGATCTTTGTGGTCCACCATTGCAATAAAGATAAGGAAGCAGGAAGAAGAGAACCAAAGTCTATGAGTCTTCTCTGTGGTTCCTCTGCTTCTGCGTGTAATGAAGTAGAGATTCAGCTTTTAGCTAGCGTCTTttgagagatggagagagagattACGTGTTTGTGAGTGAGAGATGAGAGAGGAGTGTGTAGAGTTtgtagagaaagagaaaagagagttGAGTTTCCCCAAGTGCACGTGAGAGTTCTGACCTGTACCGGCTCTTAGCTCGTCTTCTTCGGATCTTTAATTATAAATAGCTCTCTCATTTTCTTAACATatgcacccaaaaaaaaactctctcattttaatctttttttggctccattattcttttttcttcttgggGGTAAAATGTTAAGATAAGAGTCCAATATTCCACGTGTCTTTCTAgctatttttagttttatgaaAACACTAATTAACTTCATTTGTTTTTAAGTGACCATTTACATTACAAAAAATTGCCGTTGTAATTAAGAacaaagtttaattttatttttgtagggttCAACTTTTTTCACATTCGAAGATTTGGTGTATATGTTTtagcgaaaaaaaaaaatcagcaaaaaGATTTGGTGTATTTGTATCTGATAAACTGGTTAGATCTAGATGACAAATGTGAAAGGGAACATTATtgagaatatttattaaatgatttttttagtttggtttaaatTCATAAACCGACAAAACCAATTGCTTACACAATTTTTAGGataaattagtttaatttgAATCTGACCCAAAGAAAATAATTGATGAATAAACTAGACATTTGACGTAGAAGATCATAGGGCCAACATTTCTAGCTTAATTACATATAGTTAAATAGACTCTTAATTTTTACTTCATTATTTTTGGTTCCAGTGTAGAATTTTTTCGAGCCAAAACCCAAAGCATCGAAACTCGAACTTGCAACTTTGAGTCCCGTGTGGAAAGTCACTAGTAGAGTTACAAATGACGGATGATTCTAGTTTTATCGctaactatttttattatatccatggtttttttttgtaaaaacatatccatGGTTTTAGTTACTTTTTCAGTTATAtcaattttacattaaaaaaaagaataactaAAACTTTTATCATGTTGGAGGTCGAGTTTCCTCTTAATTGAAGTTTTATGATCAACTGATgtcaagttacaaaaaaaaaagaaaagttttatGAT
This region of Brassica napus cultivar Da-Ae chromosome C5, Da-Ae, whole genome shotgun sequence genomic DNA includes:
- the LOC106397809 gene encoding uncharacterized protein LOC106397809; its protein translation is MVDHKDQDMGDGMQCSTHPYTKNPGGICPLCLQEKLGKLVTSSFPLPKPNHLSASSSSKSFSPSSTTSLALSLSSGRDSNNNNNNNLPFLLAKKKSMLAAASSSSSSSSASLIYKRSKSSAAAYGESLNRKKRSGFWSFLHLYSSKHQIAAATKKVSHSSVPRNQTTETSNKVVGRGIDVIVEEEDESSSSNKVVVETPANGVGSGAGGSSLERKVLRSRSVGCGSRSFSGDFFERISNGFGDCALKRIESQREHSKVISNGGGGEAADAMNEMVKCGGIFGGFMIMTSSSSSTSASSTVDHHQHKMGNKSAWGRAFASPMRAKTVHKGGTTTESSTNKNTTQNLDSVSSLVTMRS